The following are encoded in a window of Roseimaritima ulvae genomic DNA:
- a CDS encoding cupin domain-containing protein, protein MADQSPDNLFADLPTAFPEELIEVLVENQHVRIERIVSAVHTSPEGYWYDQDEAEWVVVLKGEAKLLFEDDDDPIPMRPGDHVLIAAHRKHRVQWTTPDEATLWLAVFYSNSDKKE, encoded by the coding sequence ATGGCTGATCAAAGCCCAGACAACCTCTTTGCTGATCTTCCGACCGCATTTCCCGAGGAACTGATCGAAGTCCTCGTTGAAAACCAACACGTCCGCATTGAACGAATTGTTTCCGCCGTCCACACATCACCTGAAGGCTACTGGTACGATCAGGACGAAGCCGAATGGGTCGTTGTCCTGAAGGGCGAGGCCAAGCTACTCTTTGAGGACGACGATGATCCGATACCGATGCGGCCTGGCGACCATGTTCTGATCGCAGCACACCGGAAGCATCGGGTCCAGTGGACGACGCCGGATGAAGCGACCCTCTGGCTGGCGGTGTTCTATTCAAATAGCGACAAGAAAGAATAG
- a CDS encoding copper oxidase, whose protein sequence is MRTEDRRKFLKVGTLAAAAGLAGKANAQEGKANLDSSNAPDASSPIGNASAEPRIPGGADAVAEIEGFSRFKPSRGNDPESDYYLGKKMPGFRPASAGPAPFEAPDLEKLPWKMVGGAKEFHLVPQAVRREFLPGYYMNVYGYNGSMPGPTIEVTQGDRVRIVVTNELPEDTFTHWHGFELPIQYDGAATLTQNPIKPGKTMVFEFDVHEEGTFFYHSHIPMQEAFGQVGWFIVHPKKVYDPPVDRDFGLIFQNFHIPPTHTVSDSWAMDWNWHTINGRSGPLTTPLVCKHGERVRVRLLDFSPMQHHPIHLHGHTYWETGHEGARTPSSAWVPRNTSLVGVAQATNFEFIANNPGDWIFHCHMVHHMMNHMVHHVGPRMRENSNVDRYQQNTTTRPAVDYSREGQHWDTPGYPQKMQGMERTMPQMETLWNRRESKGMRATYPMAVKGLMTVMRVLPDDLYNLVMESDEPVEKGAVFAEIVRRFGDPSRYEPAPGMMMGMDDGKKM, encoded by the coding sequence ATGAGAACTGAAGATCGACGCAAGTTTTTGAAAGTGGGAACTCTTGCCGCTGCTGCGGGTTTGGCCGGCAAAGCAAATGCCCAAGAGGGAAAGGCGAACTTGGACTCTTCTAACGCTCCAGATGCCTCATCGCCAATCGGCAATGCTTCGGCTGAACCACGCATCCCTGGTGGAGCGGACGCTGTCGCGGAAATCGAAGGATTTAGTCGTTTTAAGCCATCGCGGGGAAATGATCCTGAATCGGATTACTATCTCGGCAAGAAGATGCCGGGGTTCCGTCCCGCTTCGGCCGGCCCGGCTCCCTTCGAGGCCCCGGACTTGGAGAAGTTGCCTTGGAAGATGGTGGGCGGAGCAAAAGAATTCCATCTTGTGCCGCAAGCCGTCCGTCGGGAGTTTCTGCCGGGCTATTACATGAACGTCTATGGCTACAACGGCAGCATGCCGGGGCCGACAATTGAAGTAACGCAGGGTGATCGAGTGCGCATCGTGGTCACCAACGAATTACCCGAAGATACGTTTACGCACTGGCATGGTTTTGAGTTGCCCATCCAGTACGATGGCGCTGCGACGCTGACGCAGAATCCGATCAAGCCGGGCAAGACGATGGTGTTTGAATTCGACGTGCATGAGGAAGGCACGTTCTTCTATCATTCGCACATCCCGATGCAAGAGGCTTTCGGACAGGTCGGTTGGTTCATCGTTCATCCGAAAAAAGTTTATGATCCGCCAGTTGATCGCGACTTCGGTTTGATCTTCCAAAACTTTCATATTCCACCAACACATACTGTCTCGGATTCGTGGGCGATGGACTGGAATTGGCATACGATCAACGGACGTAGTGGGCCGTTGACCACGCCGCTCGTTTGCAAACACGGCGAACGCGTTCGCGTTCGCTTGCTGGATTTTTCTCCGATGCAGCATCATCCGATCCATCTGCATGGACATACCTACTGGGAAACGGGCCATGAAGGAGCACGAACACCAAGTAGCGCCTGGGTGCCTCGTAACACGTCGCTGGTTGGTGTGGCGCAAGCGACCAACTTCGAGTTCATTGCAAACAATCCTGGTGACTGGATTTTTCATTGTCACATGGTGCATCACATGATGAACCATATGGTCCATCACGTGGGACCGCGTATGCGAGAAAACTCCAACGTCGATCGCTATCAACAAAACACAACGACCCGTCCAGCGGTCGATTACTCACGAGAGGGGCAACATTGGGACACACCCGGTTACCCGCAAAAGATGCAGGGCATGGAACGCACCATGCCGCAGATGGAGACTCTCTGGAATCGACGTGAGTCGAAAGGAATGCGGGCGACCTATCCGATGGCGGTCAAAGGCTTGATGACGGTGATGCGAGTTCTGCCGGATGACCTATACAACCTAGTCATGGAATCCGATGAGCCCGTTGAAAAGGGAGCAGTCTTTGCCGAGATCGTTCGACGATTCGGTGACCCGAGTCGCTATGAACCTGCTCCCGGTATGATGATGGGAATGGATGATGGCAAGAAAATGTGA
- a CDS encoding SDR family oxidoreductase — protein sequence MKGKSMATANSRSQRPVVVVTGASAGIGRATVRKFARSGYDVALIARGEDGLAAAAREVHELGGRPLILPLDVSNADAVESAAERVENELGPIDVWVNDAMVSVFSPIAEMTPEEFKRVTEVCYLGYVYGTLAALKRMRKRNRGTIVQVGSALAYRSIPLQSAYCAAKHAIVGFTDSLRCELLHEKSDIHVTVVQMPAVNTPQFSWVKSRLPHNAQPVPPIYQPEVAADAIYFAAHHRRREVWVGFSAIKVILGQKVAPGFADWYLARNGYASQQTDKPRESEQPNNLWNPVDGKGGGDFGARGGFNDRATPSCPMLEVSKARPTLQLLGIAGLGLLALGWASKKLTETN from the coding sequence ATGAAAGGCAAAAGCATGGCAACAGCCAACTCGCGTTCTCAACGGCCCGTCGTGGTCGTGACTGGAGCTTCGGCGGGCATCGGCCGCGCGACGGTACGCAAGTTTGCACGATCAGGCTATGACGTCGCCCTCATAGCGCGGGGCGAAGACGGCTTGGCTGCAGCAGCACGGGAAGTCCACGAACTCGGAGGCCGGCCGCTCATTTTGCCACTTGACGTCTCAAACGCGGACGCAGTGGAATCGGCTGCCGAACGTGTTGAAAATGAACTCGGGCCGATTGATGTATGGGTGAATGATGCGATGGTTTCGGTCTTCTCGCCGATTGCCGAGATGACGCCTGAAGAATTCAAGAGAGTGACGGAAGTTTGTTATCTCGGCTACGTTTATGGAACTCTCGCTGCACTGAAACGGATGCGTAAACGGAACCGGGGAACGATCGTCCAGGTCGGATCAGCACTCGCCTATCGGAGCATTCCTCTTCAGTCAGCCTACTGCGCTGCGAAGCATGCAATAGTTGGATTCACCGACTCGCTGCGTTGCGAATTGCTACATGAAAAGAGCGATATTCACGTCACGGTCGTCCAGATGCCGGCGGTCAATACGCCGCAGTTCTCCTGGGTGAAATCGCGTCTGCCTCACAACGCACAGCCCGTTCCGCCAATCTATCAACCCGAAGTCGCTGCAGACGCGATCTACTTTGCCGCCCATCATCGTCGTCGCGAAGTCTGGGTCGGGTTTTCCGCGATCAAGGTTATTCTCGGTCAAAAAGTTGCACCTGGATTCGCGGATTGGTATTTGGCGCGAAATGGATATGCCTCGCAGCAGACCGATAAACCGAGAGAAAGCGAACAACCGAACAACCTTTGGAATCCCGTCGACGGCAAGGGCGGCGGAGACTTCGGGGCGCGTGGCGGATTCAACGATCGTGCGACACCCAGTTGTCCCATGTTGGAGGTTTCCAAGGCCCGACCGACACTTCAGTTGCTAGGCATTGCCGGTCTAGGATTGCTTGCCCTAGGCTGGGCGAGCAAAAAGCTTACTGAGACAAATTGA
- a CDS encoding glycoside hydrolase family 15 protein: MMTHMNRYRAISDYAVIGNGHTAALISRRGAVDWCCLPRFDSGAVFCRLLDDERGGFFEVAPTGDFRVTRRYIDTTNILETTFITDRGTLRLTDFMPAPADENPSPRSPHSLLRRLECLRDTVEVRIECRPTFDFAREPADFLIGSEGVVARTSSEQLEYCSTLSVIARDKAFNGTHTLHEGDVHWIALTYAPAADAVPGLSAGECDAEFDRTMLYWQHWASQCEYDGPYRDLVLRSALALKLLIFAPSGGIIAAPTTSLPDEIGGERNWDYRYTWLRDSGMLLDSLQQLGYHEESKRFIDWLERLCLQCQDDLRIMYRVDGEPAPDERSLSHLSGYKESRPVRIGNGATDQRQIDVYGHVLDAVVLCFERMPRPLNPDLWKFLCRLADRAASGWEEPDHGPWEIRGEAKHYLYSKLYCWVGLDRAIRFAEERQLGGDLAKWKEQRARLRHRIESQGYDSQRGAFTQAFDTKLLDATALALSLTEFLDASDPRMASTIKQIDAELSRNGLLYRYRNDDGLPGRDATFTLCGFWMVMNLALAGKEEQARRRFDRLCSFANDVGLMSEQIDADTGLSLGNFPQGFSHLGLIRAALHLRDMNEQKNVHKE; encoded by the coding sequence ATGATGACTCACATGAACCGCTACCGTGCGATTTCTGATTACGCCGTGATCGGTAATGGCCATACAGCTGCCTTGATTAGTCGGCGGGGGGCAGTCGACTGGTGTTGCCTTCCCCGATTCGATAGTGGGGCAGTTTTCTGTCGTTTGCTCGACGACGAACGCGGCGGATTTTTTGAGGTTGCGCCGACTGGGGATTTCAGAGTAACCCGGCGGTACATTGACACGACAAACATTCTGGAGACAACCTTCATTACGGATAGGGGCACGCTGCGATTAACCGATTTCATGCCTGCGCCAGCGGACGAGAATCCTTCTCCACGTTCACCTCACTCTTTGCTTCGGCGACTTGAATGTTTGCGCGACACGGTGGAAGTTCGCATCGAGTGTCGTCCGACGTTCGACTTTGCCAGAGAACCAGCGGATTTCCTTATTGGTTCGGAAGGCGTGGTTGCGCGGACTTCGTCGGAGCAGCTCGAATACTGCTCGACATTGAGTGTCATTGCAAGAGACAAGGCCTTCAACGGGACTCATACCCTGCACGAAGGCGACGTGCATTGGATCGCTCTGACGTACGCTCCCGCTGCTGATGCTGTTCCGGGGTTGTCGGCTGGAGAGTGCGACGCAGAGTTCGATCGCACGATGCTGTACTGGCAGCATTGGGCAAGCCAATGCGAGTACGATGGGCCTTATCGCGACTTGGTACTGCGCAGCGCACTTGCTCTGAAGCTGTTGATCTTTGCACCTAGTGGTGGCATCATCGCTGCGCCCACGACTTCGCTACCGGATGAAATAGGCGGGGAGCGGAACTGGGATTATCGCTATACATGGCTTCGTGATTCCGGCATGCTGCTCGATTCACTTCAACAGCTCGGCTACCACGAGGAATCCAAACGCTTCATTGATTGGTTAGAGCGATTGTGCCTGCAGTGTCAGGATGACCTGCGCATTATGTATCGTGTGGATGGCGAACCTGCTCCAGACGAGCGTTCGCTTTCACATCTTAGCGGCTACAAAGAGTCCCGACCCGTTCGCATCGGCAATGGCGCTACCGATCAAAGGCAGATCGATGTGTACGGTCACGTGCTGGATGCCGTCGTGCTCTGTTTCGAACGTATGCCGCGTCCCTTAAATCCTGACCTGTGGAAGTTTCTCTGTAGACTTGCAGACCGCGCCGCCTCTGGTTGGGAGGAACCCGACCATGGTCCTTGGGAGATTCGTGGGGAGGCGAAGCATTATCTCTATTCCAAGCTGTATTGCTGGGTAGGGCTGGATCGGGCGATTCGATTCGCCGAAGAGCGTCAGTTGGGCGGAGATCTCGCGAAATGGAAAGAGCAGCGAGCCAGATTACGCCATCGTATCGAGTCGCAGGGCTACGATTCACAACGCGGTGCCTTTACGCAGGCATTCGATACGAAGCTGCTCGATGCCACTGCATTGGCCTTGTCGCTCACCGAGTTCCTTGACGCCAGCGACCCGAGAATGGCTTCTACGATCAAGCAGATCGACGCGGAGCTATCACGGAACGGCCTATTATATCGATACCGCAACGACGACGGATTACCTGGACGCGATGCAACGTTTACGCTCTGCGGATTTTGGATGGTAATGAACCTGGCTTTGGCTGGCAAAGAGGAACAGGCAAGACGGCGATTTGATCGTCTCTGCAGTTTCGCCAATGACGTTGGCTTGATGTCCGAGCAGATCGATGCGGACACCGGCTTATCCTTGGGAAACTTTCCGCAAGGATTTAGCCATCTGGGCCTGATTCGGGCAGCGCTTCACCTAAGAGACATGAACGAACAGAAGAACGTACATAAAGAATGA
- a CDS encoding c-type cytochrome: MKRIIWTAIVTALIIVAIPVLIVASGAINMAATSQPSDFEQTVATFAVQRSMAWRIPEKSAVPDSDDAVSHGLTHYASMCVRCHGGPGVEPEKFALGLNPPAPALEKHLDDFSDEELFWIIKHGIRMTGMPSFGREHSDEEIWSMVAYLRTLPNLTRAQKKQLKEAIGESHANTREGSGGHAQSEANEKSGDKEDHSHSDQSHSARNIGE, translated from the coding sequence ATGAAACGCATTATCTGGACCGCTATCGTCACTGCATTGATCATCGTTGCGATTCCCGTATTGATCGTCGCTTCCGGTGCGATCAATATGGCGGCAACGAGCCAACCGAGCGATTTCGAGCAGACGGTAGCGACATTCGCGGTACAGCGTTCGATGGCTTGGCGAATTCCTGAAAAGTCTGCCGTTCCCGATAGCGATGACGCTGTATCTCACGGTTTGACTCACTATGCCTCGATGTGCGTGAGATGTCATGGAGGGCCCGGTGTCGAGCCAGAAAAGTTCGCGCTCGGACTTAACCCGCCCGCACCGGCTTTGGAAAAACATCTGGACGACTTCAGTGACGAAGAACTCTTCTGGATTATCAAGCACGGCATTCGGATGACGGGAATGCCTTCCTTCGGTCGAGAGCACAGTGACGAAGAGATCTGGAGCATGGTTGCGTATCTTCGAACGCTGCCCAACCTGACGCGTGCACAGAAGAAACAACTCAAAGAGGCAATCGGCGAATCGCATGCCAATACGAGAGAGGGATCAGGGGGGCACGCTCAAAGTGAAGCAAACGAAAAATCGGGAGATAAAGAAGATCATTCGCACTCCGACCAGAGCCACAGTGCGAGAAACATCGGCGAATGA
- a CDS encoding vitamin K epoxide reductase family protein: MSDQQNEQHDDADHPMMGSRGVSRPMAEMKMQGHGNDHDENHEHGGDDNGSGHDHAMSRDDRMTMLEMHHKQTLWVYWTLPLLGIWMMLAPFSFGYLNEDLWVDPSGGRGPWFADEPSEDLQRSRAWLITGSDLVSGLLLIVLGWRSLKPNRPYSLWACCGVGIWLTFAPVLFWAPTAASYANDSLVGILVMALTILIPGMPNMIMYMQHGPAQPPGWSYNPSSWPQRSIMIATGFLGFIVSRYLTMFQLGYIDYVWDPFFSFETGTKKVLNSKMSHMWPISDGGLGAISYTFEFLMGYMGSPSRWRTMPWMVAFFGLLVIPLGITHIILVISQPVIVHAWCTMCLLAALIMLPMIPLEVDEVIAMFQHVRQAKKRGDRGGSLWTIFWKGGKPEGCTVDQRSPAMIEFHDRPVALFKASIWGMSFPWTLVGCTVLGIVTMFMPTLFGVDIKTRAADIGHLGGALIVTVSVICMGEAVRVGRFVNLLLALTMVAGPWFVDQAPTGYAIALSILGIAVAGLSIPRGRITQSYGSWDRYVR, from the coding sequence ATGAGCGACCAACAAAACGAGCAACATGACGACGCAGACCATCCAATGATGGGATCACGTGGTGTTTCGCGTCCGATGGCGGAAATGAAAATGCAGGGGCATGGCAACGATCACGATGAAAATCATGAGCATGGAGGTGACGACAACGGCAGCGGACACGATCATGCAATGAGCCGCGACGATCGCATGACAATGCTTGAGATGCATCACAAGCAGACGCTCTGGGTCTATTGGACTTTGCCGCTGCTCGGCATCTGGATGATGCTGGCACCGTTTTCCTTTGGCTATCTAAACGAAGATCTCTGGGTCGATCCAAGTGGCGGACGCGGACCATGGTTTGCCGATGAGCCGAGTGAGGATCTGCAGCGGTCGCGTGCCTGGTTGATCACGGGTAGCGATCTCGTCAGTGGCCTGCTTCTAATCGTTCTAGGCTGGAGATCGCTCAAGCCGAATCGGCCGTACAGTCTTTGGGCGTGCTGCGGAGTTGGCATTTGGTTGACATTCGCACCCGTTCTATTTTGGGCGCCAACCGCAGCTTCGTACGCAAACGATTCGCTCGTGGGCATTCTCGTCATGGCTTTGACGATTTTGATCCCCGGCATGCCGAACATGATCATGTATATGCAGCATGGACCTGCTCAACCTCCGGGGTGGAGCTATAACCCGTCCAGTTGGCCACAGCGATCGATCATGATCGCTACTGGGTTTCTTGGGTTTATCGTTTCGCGCTATCTGACAATGTTTCAGCTCGGATACATCGACTACGTCTGGGATCCATTCTTCAGTTTTGAAACCGGCACAAAGAAAGTACTCAATTCGAAAATGTCACACATGTGGCCAATTTCGGACGGTGGTCTCGGTGCGATCTCTTACACGTTTGAATTCCTCATGGGATACATGGGCAGCCCGTCACGCTGGCGCACCATGCCATGGATGGTTGCATTCTTCGGCTTGCTTGTTATCCCGCTGGGGATCACCCACATCATTCTGGTCATCTCACAACCGGTTATCGTGCATGCATGGTGCACAATGTGCCTGCTTGCTGCGCTTATTATGCTGCCGATGATTCCACTGGAAGTCGACGAAGTGATCGCGATGTTCCAGCACGTGCGTCAAGCGAAAAAGCGAGGAGATCGTGGCGGGTCGCTGTGGACCATTTTTTGGAAAGGCGGAAAGCCGGAGGGCTGTACCGTCGACCAGCGTTCGCCTGCGATGATCGAGTTTCATGATCGCCCTGTTGCCTTGTTCAAGGCTTCGATCTGGGGAATGAGTTTTCCCTGGACGTTGGTTGGGTGCACCGTCCTTGGCATCGTGACAATGTTTATGCCCACCTTGTTTGGCGTCGACATCAAGACGAGGGCTGCTGACATCGGACATCTTGGCGGAGCATTGATCGTGACCGTATCGGTAATTTGCATGGGCGAAGCCGTTCGCGTCGGTCGTTTCGTGAACCTCCTGTTGGCGCTGACAATGGTCGCTGGACCATGGTTTGTCGATCAAGCCCCAACGGGATACGCGATTGCTCTGTCGATTCTCGGCATCGCAGTCGCCGGGCTTTCGATACCGCGTGGCCGGATCACGCAATCCTACGGAAGCTGGGACCGCTATGTGCGCTAA
- a CDS encoding TolC family protein has product MSTVCHFGRFAASVALIVSASVASAQQPIQDSQRIGPQGTGVNDPYPPTSPDDLRERVGEKFTEPPPVPPVPESLAEGMIYSDEPALTLQMLESMACSRNPTLTQAQTQIQSEMGKAIQAGLIPNPNLIYVGEQWGVGGTAGEWQGAQFQQRIVTARKLQLSRAKFLQLTRAAEWRALEQQYQVLNDLRIQFWMTLGQQQLVQLHNEILKNAEDGVVTARELYNLGQATRAEVHQANVLVQRARLDLLMFRNQLQANWYELTAIAGTRQAPTPLEGALEAPVSLIDFNIALDRLVSESPQILAARAKLQADEIKVKRETVEKIPDIVVTYGYGRNFEAKENTHNTALQVEIPLYDWNQGTIRQAEADVVRQRSEIERVELSLQRQLAKIYRDYLTAVQNVRSYQEVIVPESRRAYEVLLDAYEEDRVDWPQVLAAQLTYYQMRVQYVQQLVAWRSNETLIAGYLLNGGLMPPTGPEPPGHISAVPKPR; this is encoded by the coding sequence ATGTCAACGGTTTGTCATTTCGGTCGCTTCGCGGCGTCGGTGGCTCTGATTGTCTCAGCCTCGGTTGCCTCGGCACAGCAACCGATCCAGGATTCCCAGCGTATCGGCCCCCAGGGCACAGGCGTCAATGATCCCTATCCGCCAACTTCGCCTGATGACTTGCGCGAGCGGGTCGGAGAGAAATTTACCGAGCCACCGCCGGTTCCGCCGGTGCCTGAATCACTGGCCGAAGGCATGATCTACAGTGATGAACCGGCGTTGACCTTGCAAATGCTCGAGTCCATGGCTTGCAGTCGCAACCCGACACTTACGCAAGCCCAAACCCAAATCCAATCGGAAATGGGCAAAGCGATCCAGGCTGGCCTTATCCCCAACCCCAACTTGATCTACGTCGGCGAGCAATGGGGGGTCGGCGGGACTGCTGGTGAATGGCAGGGTGCTCAGTTTCAGCAGCGGATCGTGACCGCGCGAAAGTTGCAACTCAGCCGTGCCAAGTTCTTGCAGCTGACACGAGCCGCCGAATGGCGAGCGCTCGAGCAGCAATATCAAGTGCTGAACGATTTGCGTATCCAGTTCTGGATGACACTTGGTCAACAACAACTGGTACAGCTTCACAACGAAATTTTGAAGAACGCCGAAGACGGTGTCGTCACTGCTCGGGAACTTTACAATCTGGGGCAAGCGACGCGGGCGGAAGTGCATCAGGCAAACGTCCTAGTGCAACGTGCTCGGTTAGACCTGCTGATGTTCCGAAATCAGTTGCAAGCCAATTGGTATGAATTGACTGCAATTGCCGGCACTCGCCAAGCGCCGACTCCGCTCGAGGGCGCACTCGAAGCTCCGGTGAGTTTAATCGATTTTAATATAGCGCTCGACCGCTTGGTCTCCGAAAGCCCCCAAATCCTCGCCGCTCGGGCCAAGCTTCAAGCGGATGAAATCAAGGTCAAGCGAGAAACGGTCGAGAAAATTCCCGACATCGTCGTTACTTACGGTTACGGTCGCAACTTCGAGGCTAAAGAAAACACGCACAACACGGCTCTTCAGGTAGAAATTCCACTGTACGACTGGAACCAGGGCACGATCCGGCAGGCCGAAGCGGACGTGGTACGGCAGCGGAGCGAAATCGAGCGAGTTGAACTATCACTACAGCGACAACTGGCGAAAATCTATCGCGACTATTTGACCGCGGTTCAAAACGTCCGCAGTTATCAGGAAGTCATTGTTCCCGAATCGCGACGGGCTTACGAAGTGCTACTGGACGCCTACGAAGAGGATCGTGTCGATTGGCCTCAGGTTCTCGCCGCCCAGTTGACGTATTACCAAATGCGGGTCCAGTATGTTCAGCAATTGGTTGCATGGCGAAGTAACGAGACGCTGATTGCCGGCTATCTGCTCAACGGTGGCTTGATGCCGCCGACCGGACCAGAACCTCCGGGGCACATTTCGGCAGTGCCGAAACCGCGCTGA
- a CDS encoding multicopper oxidase domain-containing protein yields the protein MGSSCRCRSTTQNPIKPEKTNVFGFIANNPGDWIFHCHMVHHEMNHMVKQVGPRIRDDASVGQYLANLSSRPQVDASRSDKSATPGYVQKMQGIEMSDKSMKAFVAAVPPMSTKLRPR from the coding sequence TTGGGTAGCAGTTGTCGATGCCGTTCAACGACTCAGAATCCCATCAAGCCTGAAAAGACGAACGTCTTTGGATTCATCGCCAACAACCCCGGCGATTGGATTTTCCATTGCCACATGGTCCATCACGAGATGAATCATATGGTCAAGCAAGTTGGACCGCGAATTCGCGATGACGCGTCGGTCGGTCAGTACCTCGCGAATCTCAGCAGCCGTCCGCAAGTCGACGCTTCACGAAGTGACAAATCCGCGACGCCAGGCTACGTACAGAAGATGCAGGGCATAGAGATGTCCGATAAATCGATGAAAGCGTTCGTCGCTGCGGTGCCCCCCATGAGTACGAAGCTGCGGCCAAGATGA
- a CDS encoding metal-sensitive transcriptional regulator: MLSDDEKKKLNNRLRRVIGQIEAVGRMIEDEEYCVDILMQLSAATGALNKVGQIVMEQHIQSCVSEAIKSGSSQDRDEKIEELMKVFRKYGE; the protein is encoded by the coding sequence ATGCTCTCTGACGACGAGAAAAAGAAGCTCAACAACCGACTTCGACGTGTCATCGGGCAAATCGAAGCGGTTGGTCGTATGATCGAAGATGAGGAATACTGCGTCGATATTCTGATGCAGTTGTCCGCCGCGACCGGAGCGCTCAACAAAGTCGGCCAGATTGTCATGGAACAGCACATCCAAAGTTGCGTCAGCGAGGCGATCAAGAGTGGCAGTTCCCAGGACCGTGACGAGAAAATCGAAGAGTTGATGAAAGTCTTTCGGAAGTACGGCGAATGA
- a CDS encoding potassium channel family protein: MAVLHPRATVGPITKVINCGFHFLVRTRIFAHPRVLVYCGPALVATQVLCWATLLLLGVSLIVWPQLGTGITATGSIPTDTDFANAVYYAGFTITTLGVGDLVPRTPGMQFLTITAAGLGFSFFTLVLAYVISVYSTLARRNQFANEIEYRTGRTGNSLGYLRAYLTGSDPSLVNQDLYTMSSNMADLLESHHFYSVLHYFRFSEPRYAMSRMLRFCLEVSSMMRAVRQVDASKVAASSEAVDRLWHASLQMLEETKRHFVICNSIHDVPDPRLAIELSRSIGYTDDLSDHLKSAFVDQQSEWLHDLNALAVCIGSEPQEKF, from the coding sequence ATGGCTGTTCTGCATCCTCGTGCGACGGTTGGCCCGATCACGAAAGTCATCAATTGTGGCTTTCATTTTCTAGTCCGAACTCGGATTTTCGCTCATCCGCGAGTTCTGGTTTACTGCGGGCCGGCGTTAGTAGCGACACAGGTGTTGTGTTGGGCGACGCTGCTGTTGCTTGGCGTCAGCCTGATCGTCTGGCCTCAGCTCGGTACAGGCATCACGGCTACCGGATCAATACCGACGGATACGGATTTTGCAAACGCGGTGTATTACGCTGGATTCACGATCACCACTCTGGGCGTCGGCGACTTAGTTCCGCGAACGCCAGGCATGCAGTTTTTGACCATCACCGCTGCTGGCTTGGGATTCAGCTTCTTCACACTCGTTCTCGCCTATGTTATTTCGGTCTATTCAACCCTGGCCCGTCGCAACCAGTTTGCCAACGAAATTGAGTATCGCACCGGACGAACTGGAAACAGCCTTGGTTATTTGCGAGCATATCTGACCGGCAGCGATCCTTCGTTAGTCAACCAAGACCTATACACGATGTCGTCCAACATGGCAGATTTGCTGGAGTCACATCATTTCTATTCGGTCCTGCATTACTTTCGATTCAGCGAGCCGCGTTATGCAATGAGCCGCATGCTGAGATTCTGCCTGGAAGTATCTTCGATGATGCGAGCGGTGCGGCAAGTTGATGCATCCAAGGTTGCCGCCAGTTCCGAGGCTGTCGATCGGCTGTGGCACGCTAGTTTGCAGATGCTTGAGGAGACCAAACGGCATTTTGTGATCTGTAACTCGATTCATGACGTTCCCGACCCACGATTGGCGATCGAACTTTCGCGGTCGATCGGCTACACTGACGACTTGTCAGACCACCTAAAATCCGCCTTTGTCGATCAGCAATCCGAGTGGCTTCACGACCTGAACGCGCTTGCCGTTTGCATCGGAAGCGAACCCCAAGAAAAATTCTGA